One window of Lytechinus variegatus isolate NC3 chromosome 2, Lvar_3.0, whole genome shotgun sequence genomic DNA carries:
- the LOC121407480 gene encoding uncharacterized protein LOC121407480 gives MTVRSLSQKWRFFSADVAATTGRWSAGHRGVYGRYPSRLKDTVRSPAGLLTGFEHCPADVRPVYLGLGGPMVSYSIPVYIYVHPTWNGQFITMAAPRRLRMALLEHELAQARFQYNLVLAALLEEAERERQRAGRRIRRWWVREWILRRPRFGQYETLMRELEAEHAADFKSYLRMVPQMFYELLDRVGPRIAKTTTHRTPLDPGLKLAITLRFLATGSSYHDLAFAFRVPHNTISLFVPEVCQAIYDEYEDEMWATPQTEDEWRPVAEGFGDRWNFPHCCGAIDGKHVAIKKPPKSGSLYYNYKGFFSIVMLAVVNSDYKFIWADVGSPGSYSDAGIFNRSRLEPGLREGTIGLPQPDPLPNDDQDTPYYMVGDDAFPLRPYMMKPYPHRHLKRDERIYNYRCSRARRVVENAFGIFANRFRCLLTTLGLRPSKVTKIVKACMTLHNLMRTRYPNLQNADLDREDEQGQIIAGAWRDQAVLEDVQAAGHGPRLTRPGKELRAYLKNYFCSPAGSVPWQDVAINQQ, from the exons ATGACCGTCCGGAGTCTGTCTCAAAAGTGGAGATTTTTTTCGGCCGATGTGGCAGCAACTACCGGCCGATGGTCGGCCGGACATCGGGGGGTATACGGCCGGTACCCGAGCAGGTTAAAGGACACCGTGCGATCACCGGCCGGGTTGTTAACGGGCTTCGAACACTGCCCGGCCGATGTTCGGCCGGTGTACCTCGGACTTGGGGGGCCGATGGTCAGCTATTCCatacctgtatatatatatgtccaccCTACCTGGAATGGTCAGTTCATCACTATGGCTGCACCGAGAAGACTACGAATGGCGTTGTTAGAACACGAGCTAGCTCAGGCGAGGTTCCAGTACAACTTGGTCCTGGCAGCACTGCTCGAAGAAGCCGAGAGGGAGCGACAGAGGGCCGGCAGAAGAATAAGACGTTGGTGGGTGCGCGAGTGGATCCTACGCAGACCTCGTTTCGGCCAGTATGAGACGCTCATGAGGGAACTCGAGGCCGAGCACGCTGCCGACTTCAAATCCTACCTCCGCATGGTGCCACAGATGTTCTATGAGTTGCTTGACCGAGTTGGCCCCCGCATTGCCAAGACCACAAC GCATCGAACCCCCTTGGATCCTGGGCTGAAGCTGGCGATCACCTTGAGGTTCTTGGCGACCGGAAGCAGCTATCATGATCTGGCGTTCGCGTTTCGTGTCCCACACAACACCATCTCTCTGTTCGTCCCCGAGGTCTGTCAGGCCATCTACGACGAATACGAGGACGAGATGTGGGCCACTCCCCAGACAGAAGATGAGTGGCGCCCGGTAGCCGAGGGATTCGGAGACAGATGGAACTTTCCCCACTGTTGTGGCGCGATCGATGGGAAACATGTCGCCATCAAGAAGCCCCCCAAGAGCGGCTCACTTTACTACAACTACAAAGGCTTCTTTTCCATCGTCATGCTTGCAGTGGTAAACTCTGACTACAAGTTCATCTGGGCGGATGTGGGGTCACCAGGGTCGTATTCCGACGCCGGCATCTTTAACCGGTCGCGACTGGAGCCAGGTCTGCGTGAGGGAACGATCGGACTACCCCAGCCGGATCCCCTACCAAATGACGACCAGGACACACCCTACTACATGGTCGGAGACGACGCCTTCCCCCTACGGCCATACATGATGAAGCCTTACCCTCATCGGCACCTGAAACGGGACGAGCGGATCTACAACTACCGGTGTTCCAGGGCACGCCGTGTGGTTGAAAACGCGTTTGGTATATTCGCCAATCGCTTCAGATGTCTGCTAACAACCCTGGGATTGAGACCGTCGAAAGTTACCAAGATCGTCAAGGCCTGCATGACCCTTCACAACCTCATGAGGACTCGTTACCCCAACCTTCAGAATGCTGACCTCGACCGGGAAGATGAGCAGGGTCAGATCATCGCGGGTGCATGGCGAGACCAAGCCGTGCTCGAAGATGTGCAAGCAGCAGGGCACGGGCCAAGATTGACCCGACCAGGCAAAGAACTGCGCGCATACCTCAAGAATTACTTTTGCAGTCCTGCCGGGAGTGTGCCATGGCAAGATGTGGCAATAAACCAGCAGTAA
- the LOC121407481 gene encoding C-type mannose receptor 2-like encodes MTRNFMNHRDRHREFLHWNLDLNQKMPITWVTYGGLLLMFSAFAAGQTSQSSSKSKHGLCPSGFQHWNSSCYHIESSPLKSRDDAQIMCSNLDSLLVDITSIEEDEFISSLALSENTTINYWIGLEDKNKVWHWMDGSPLTFTNWDSVENGVHDVGVDCILLKPVGSEYRWNDNRCDSNFLALCEGRETDSVCSDRDLFNSSCYYVSDIELHRDQARDYCQRDGAHLVYIETEDENDFISDFIMNRTAIYGFQQFYWIGLTRRLAFSAQDNLAWMSGEPLIYSNFGDLSYGSGCLQIKKRNEYTSWIAGKCQNGKGYICERKELSRHRHQKHEKRFKKKRGNSVPIPESIIADVTTASIIRCASLCTYRQECVSFAYNHMNKKCIVSNNTTGTSSGGQEVYQYITSV; translated from the exons ATGACCCGTAACTTTATGAATCACAGAGACAGACATAGAGAATTTCTACATTGGAACTTGGATTTAAACCAAAAGATGCCTATAACTTGGGTGACATAT GGAGGTCTCTTGCTTATGTTTTCGGCATTTGCTGCAGGTCAGACCAGTCAAAGTTCAAGCAAGAGTAAGCATG GACTGTGCCCTTCTGGTTTCCAGCACTGGAACTCATCATGTTATCACATAGAATCATCACCTCTGAAATCACGTGATGATGCTCAGATCATGTGTTCGAATCTCGATTCCCTATTGGTCGACATCACATCAATCGAAGAAGATGAATTCATCAGTTCACTCGCGCTCAGTGAGAATACAACTATCAACTATTGGATTGGCTTGGAAGATAAGAATAAGGTCTGGCATTGGATGGACGgatcacctttgacctttaccAATTGGGATTCCGTCGAAAATGGCGTCCATGATGTTGGTGTAGACTGTATTCTATTGAAACCTGTAGGATCAGAGTATCGCTGGAACGATAATAGATGCGATAGTAATTTTTTGGCTCTATGTGAAGGAAGAGAAACAG ATAGTGTCTGTTCCGATCGTGATTTGTTTAACTCTTCTTGTTATTATGTGAGTGATATCGAGCTTCATCGAGACCAAGCCCGGGATTATTGCCAGAGAGATGGAGCACATCTGGTTTACATAGAGACAGAAGACGAGAATGATTTTATTTCCGATTTTATCATGA ACCGTACAGCTATTTATGGGTTCCAACAATTCTACTGGATTGGTTTGACGCGGCGTCTTGCCTTTAGCGCCCAAGATAATCTCGCTTGGATGAGTGGAGAGCCACTGATATATTCTAACTTTGGTGATCTAAGCTACGGTAGTGGATGTCTTCAGATAAAGAAGAGGAATGAGTACACCAGCTGGATTGCGGGAAAGTGTCAAAATGGCAAAGGATATATTTGCGAGAGGAAAG AGCTTTCGAGACATCGgcaccaaaaacatgaaaaacggttCAAGAAGAAACGAGGAAACAGTGTACCAATTCCGGAATCTATCATCGCTGACGTCACAACAGCAAGTATCATACGTTGTGCATCTCTATGTACATATCGTCAAGAGTGTGTATCATTTGCCTACAATCATATGAATAAGAAATGCATCGTATCTAATAACACAACTGGGACTAGTTCTGGAGGTCAAGAAGTTTACCAGTACATAACCTCTGTTTGA